A genomic window from Xyrauchen texanus isolate HMW12.3.18 chromosome 15, RBS_HiC_50CHRs, whole genome shotgun sequence includes:
- the LOC127656400 gene encoding ral guanine nucleotide dissociation stimulator-like 2 isoform X2: MKRHEGNGVFQQTIRRISRKLANICLSGLVDLKGELTPMKTTWYCPLDLSTVSELEEDGIIYTVVVKHGSPTGPLSRVSRSQNVKAGTEEKLVLHLLHSFSMGDSSFISIFLSTYRTFTSTQRVLEILIDRLENPPGECKSSTHQMFNKAVCTVFSTWLSDYPADFRSLSDPSCLLRLAPLLPTDTPGAEIKGQLLRISEELSERTLLSGSLSDPLKNVTSPPDPSEFDATSILGFPSSLIAEQLTRIETELFLKLVPHHCLGSLWSQRDKKGQEGACWSVRATIKQFNRLANAVTASCLWNTGLKSQQRARLLEKWISVAEACRTRKNFSSLYAILSALQSNSIHRLRKTWQDTDREALRRYEELSDVFSEKDNYSQSRELLKEEGTSKFANHDTKINNRRFTGSCAQGTVPYLGIFLRDLTMLDTAVKDRLENRYINFDKRRREFEVIAQIRLLQSSCKNSIFRTDESFVQWYHSVPTLHEEESYKLSNQIEALGEPSPGRGLNPTVIITQCPDALSAVAHTAMDADGICDFPSPVNHLISKLCKHVKSPSVSCLDVDLSPPPNNGTPSVLTTPTTAVKSHRRSVSCGNNPTNNKPEEGPDLRIVRIRMDLQDGNLYRSILVTSNNKTPTVISSALEKHNQNAKEASKYELIQLLPEGKELIIPPTGNVFYAMSSASVDFLLRRRGGNTPTGSPSLGNENSATFPRIKAKGRRLVRTLF, from the exons ATGAAAAGGCATGAAGGAAATGGTGTTTTCCAGCAAACTATAAGGAGGATTTCCAGGAAGTTGGCAAATATCTGCCTGTCTGGACTTGTTGATTTGAAG GGGGAGCTAACTCCGATGAAGACCACCTGGTACTGTCCTCTAGACCTG TCCACTGTGTCCGAACTGGAGGAAGACGGTATCATCTACACTGTCGTGGTGAAACATGGTTCTCCCACAGGCCCCTTG TCCAGAGTATCCCGCTCCCAGAACGTCAAAGCAGGAACAGAGGAAAAGCTCGTCCTGCATCTCCTTCACTCCTTCTCCATGGGCGACTCTTCCTTTATCTCTATCTTCCTCTCCACCTATCGCACCTTTACTTCCACCCAGAGAGTGCTGGAAATCCTGATCGACAG ATTGGAAAATCCTCCTGGGGAGTGTAAAAGTAGCACGCATCAGATGTTCAACaa AGCCGTGTGTACGGTGTTCAGCACGTGGTTGAGTGACTATCCCGCGGATTTCCGCTCTTTGAGTGATCCGTCCTGCCTGTTGCGGTTGGCCCCCCTCCTTCCCACAGACACCCCAGGGGCCGAAATCAAAGGCCAACTGCTGAGGATATCTGAAGAGCTGAGTGAGAGAACACTGCTGTCTGGCTCTCTGTCAG ATCCTCTAAAAAATGTGACCTCCCCTCCTGACCCCTCTGAATTTGATGCCACCAGCATCCTGGGCTTTCCATCAAGTTTGATCGCAGAACAGCTCACCAGGATTGAGACG GAGCTGTTTCTTAAGTTGGTGCCCCACCACTGTCTGGGCTCTCTTTGGTCTCAAAGAGATAAGAAAGGACAGGAAGGAGCGTGCTGGTCGGTCAGAGCCACTATCAAGCAATTTAATCGTTTAGCTAACGCTGTAACAGCCTCGTGTTTGTGGAACACGGGTCTAAAGAGCCAACAGAGGGCACGGCTGTTGGAGAAATGGATCAGTGTTGCAGAG GCCTGCAGAACGAGGAAAAACTTCTCTTCACTGTATGCGATTCTATCAGCTCTGCAGAGTAACTCCATCCACAGACTGAGAAAGACATGGCAGGATACAGACAG AGAAGCTTTAAGGAGGTATGAAGAACTTTCTGATGTCTTCTCTGAGAAAGACAACTACTCCCAGAGCCGCGAGCTACTCAAAGAG GAGGGGACTTCCAAATTCGCAAACCATGACACTAAAATTAACAATAGGAGATTCACAGGG TCCTGTGCTCAGGGCACAGTCCCATACCTGGGCATCTTCCTCAGGGATCTCACCATGCTGGACACTGCAGTCAAAGATAGACTAGAG AATAGATACATCAACTTTGATAAAAGAAGACGG GAGTTTGAGGTTATTGCTCAAATTCGGCTCCTTCAGTCCTCGTGTAAAAACAGTATTTTCAGGACAGACGAGTCGTTTGTTCAATGGTATCACAGCGTACCCACTCTGCATGAAGAGGAAAG CTACAAGCTGTCCAATCAGATTGAAGCACTGGGCGAGCCGAGTCCTGGGCGTGGCCTAAACCCCACAGTGATCATCACACAGTGTCCAGA TGCTCTCTCTGCAGTGGCACACACAGCAATGGATGCTGATGGCATATGTGATTTCCCCTCTCCTGTCAATCACTTGATTTCAAAGCTTTGCAAG CACGTGAAATCCCCTTCCGTTTCCTGTCTGGATGTTGATTTGTCGCCACCACCCAATAATGGCACACCTTCTGTTCTGACCACTCCCACTACAGCTGTCAAATCACATCGCCGGTCTGTGTCCTGTGGCAACAACCCCACCAATAACAAACCAGAGGAGGGACCTGATTTGAGAATCGTTAGGATACGGATGGATTTACAAGACGGCAACTTGTATCGAAGCATTCTG GTCACTAGTAATAATAAAACACCTACTGTAATCAGTTCTGCATTAGAGAAGCACAATCAGAATGCAAAAGAAGCCTCCAAATATGAGCTGATACAACTGCTGCCAGAGGGGAAAG AGTTAATAATACCGCCCACAGGAAACGTCTTTTATGCCATGTCATCAGCTAGTGTGGACTTCCTGTTAAGGAGACGAGGAGGAAACACACCAACGGGGTCACCGTCTCTTGGCAATGAAAACAGCGCAACCTTCCCACGAATCAAAGCCAAGGGCCGAAGACTAGTGCGGACACttttttaa
- the LOC127656400 gene encoding ral guanine nucleotide dissociation stimulator-like 2 isoform X1 produces the protein MMLPRSMKTSAVELPGVGSKDVPLIGYRPLQPETDGPPEQLLKENENMGADPTQGELTPMKTTWYCPLDLSTVSELEEDGIIYTVVVKHGSPTGPLSRVSRSQNVKAGTEEKLVLHLLHSFSMGDSSFISIFLSTYRTFTSTQRVLEILIDRLENPPGECKSSTHQMFNKAVCTVFSTWLSDYPADFRSLSDPSCLLRLAPLLPTDTPGAEIKGQLLRISEELSERTLLSGSLSDPLKNVTSPPDPSEFDATSILGFPSSLIAEQLTRIETELFLKLVPHHCLGSLWSQRDKKGQEGACWSVRATIKQFNRLANAVTASCLWNTGLKSQQRARLLEKWISVAEACRTRKNFSSLYAILSALQSNSIHRLRKTWQDTDREALRRYEELSDVFSEKDNYSQSRELLKEEGTSKFANHDTKINNRRFTGSCAQGTVPYLGIFLRDLTMLDTAVKDRLENRYINFDKRRREFEVIAQIRLLQSSCKNSIFRTDESFVQWYHSVPTLHEEESYKLSNQIEALGEPSPGRGLNPTVIITQCPDALSAVAHTAMDADGICDFPSPVNHLISKLCKHVKSPSVSCLDVDLSPPPNNGTPSVLTTPTTAVKSHRRSVSCGNNPTNNKPEEGPDLRIVRIRMDLQDGNLYRSILVTSNNKTPTVISSALEKHNQNAKEASKYELIQLLPEGKELIIPPTGNVFYAMSSASVDFLLRRRGGNTPTGSPSLGNENSATFPRIKAKGRRLVRTLF, from the exons GGGGAGCTAACTCCGATGAAGACCACCTGGTACTGTCCTCTAGACCTG TCCACTGTGTCCGAACTGGAGGAAGACGGTATCATCTACACTGTCGTGGTGAAACATGGTTCTCCCACAGGCCCCTTG TCCAGAGTATCCCGCTCCCAGAACGTCAAAGCAGGAACAGAGGAAAAGCTCGTCCTGCATCTCCTTCACTCCTTCTCCATGGGCGACTCTTCCTTTATCTCTATCTTCCTCTCCACCTATCGCACCTTTACTTCCACCCAGAGAGTGCTGGAAATCCTGATCGACAG ATTGGAAAATCCTCCTGGGGAGTGTAAAAGTAGCACGCATCAGATGTTCAACaa AGCCGTGTGTACGGTGTTCAGCACGTGGTTGAGTGACTATCCCGCGGATTTCCGCTCTTTGAGTGATCCGTCCTGCCTGTTGCGGTTGGCCCCCCTCCTTCCCACAGACACCCCAGGGGCCGAAATCAAAGGCCAACTGCTGAGGATATCTGAAGAGCTGAGTGAGAGAACACTGCTGTCTGGCTCTCTGTCAG ATCCTCTAAAAAATGTGACCTCCCCTCCTGACCCCTCTGAATTTGATGCCACCAGCATCCTGGGCTTTCCATCAAGTTTGATCGCAGAACAGCTCACCAGGATTGAGACG GAGCTGTTTCTTAAGTTGGTGCCCCACCACTGTCTGGGCTCTCTTTGGTCTCAAAGAGATAAGAAAGGACAGGAAGGAGCGTGCTGGTCGGTCAGAGCCACTATCAAGCAATTTAATCGTTTAGCTAACGCTGTAACAGCCTCGTGTTTGTGGAACACGGGTCTAAAGAGCCAACAGAGGGCACGGCTGTTGGAGAAATGGATCAGTGTTGCAGAG GCCTGCAGAACGAGGAAAAACTTCTCTTCACTGTATGCGATTCTATCAGCTCTGCAGAGTAACTCCATCCACAGACTGAGAAAGACATGGCAGGATACAGACAG AGAAGCTTTAAGGAGGTATGAAGAACTTTCTGATGTCTTCTCTGAGAAAGACAACTACTCCCAGAGCCGCGAGCTACTCAAAGAG GAGGGGACTTCCAAATTCGCAAACCATGACACTAAAATTAACAATAGGAGATTCACAGGG TCCTGTGCTCAGGGCACAGTCCCATACCTGGGCATCTTCCTCAGGGATCTCACCATGCTGGACACTGCAGTCAAAGATAGACTAGAG AATAGATACATCAACTTTGATAAAAGAAGACGG GAGTTTGAGGTTATTGCTCAAATTCGGCTCCTTCAGTCCTCGTGTAAAAACAGTATTTTCAGGACAGACGAGTCGTTTGTTCAATGGTATCACAGCGTACCCACTCTGCATGAAGAGGAAAG CTACAAGCTGTCCAATCAGATTGAAGCACTGGGCGAGCCGAGTCCTGGGCGTGGCCTAAACCCCACAGTGATCATCACACAGTGTCCAGA TGCTCTCTCTGCAGTGGCACACACAGCAATGGATGCTGATGGCATATGTGATTTCCCCTCTCCTGTCAATCACTTGATTTCAAAGCTTTGCAAG CACGTGAAATCCCCTTCCGTTTCCTGTCTGGATGTTGATTTGTCGCCACCACCCAATAATGGCACACCTTCTGTTCTGACCACTCCCACTACAGCTGTCAAATCACATCGCCGGTCTGTGTCCTGTGGCAACAACCCCACCAATAACAAACCAGAGGAGGGACCTGATTTGAGAATCGTTAGGATACGGATGGATTTACAAGACGGCAACTTGTATCGAAGCATTCTG GTCACTAGTAATAATAAAACACCTACTGTAATCAGTTCTGCATTAGAGAAGCACAATCAGAATGCAAAAGAAGCCTCCAAATATGAGCTGATACAACTGCTGCCAGAGGGGAAAG AGTTAATAATACCGCCCACAGGAAACGTCTTTTATGCCATGTCATCAGCTAGTGTGGACTTCCTGTTAAGGAGACGAGGAGGAAACACACCAACGGGGTCACCGTCTCTTGGCAATGAAAACAGCGCAACCTTCCCACGAATCAAAGCCAAGGGCCGAAGACTAGTGCGGACACttttttaa
- the LOC127656400 gene encoding ral guanine nucleotide dissociation stimulator-like 2 isoform X3 — MKTTWYCPLDLSTVSELEEDGIIYTVVVKHGSPTGPLSRVSRSQNVKAGTEEKLVLHLLHSFSMGDSSFISIFLSTYRTFTSTQRVLEILIDRLENPPGECKSSTHQMFNKAVCTVFSTWLSDYPADFRSLSDPSCLLRLAPLLPTDTPGAEIKGQLLRISEELSERTLLSGSLSDPLKNVTSPPDPSEFDATSILGFPSSLIAEQLTRIETELFLKLVPHHCLGSLWSQRDKKGQEGACWSVRATIKQFNRLANAVTASCLWNTGLKSQQRARLLEKWISVAEACRTRKNFSSLYAILSALQSNSIHRLRKTWQDTDREALRRYEELSDVFSEKDNYSQSRELLKEEGTSKFANHDTKINNRRFTGSCAQGTVPYLGIFLRDLTMLDTAVKDRLENRYINFDKRRREFEVIAQIRLLQSSCKNSIFRTDESFVQWYHSVPTLHEEESYKLSNQIEALGEPSPGRGLNPTVIITQCPDALSAVAHTAMDADGICDFPSPVNHLISKLCKHVKSPSVSCLDVDLSPPPNNGTPSVLTTPTTAVKSHRRSVSCGNNPTNNKPEEGPDLRIVRIRMDLQDGNLYRSILVTSNNKTPTVISSALEKHNQNAKEASKYELIQLLPEGKELIIPPTGNVFYAMSSASVDFLLRRRGGNTPTGSPSLGNENSATFPRIKAKGRRLVRTLF; from the exons ATGAAGACCACCTGGTACTGTCCTCTAGACCTG TCCACTGTGTCCGAACTGGAGGAAGACGGTATCATCTACACTGTCGTGGTGAAACATGGTTCTCCCACAGGCCCCTTG TCCAGAGTATCCCGCTCCCAGAACGTCAAAGCAGGAACAGAGGAAAAGCTCGTCCTGCATCTCCTTCACTCCTTCTCCATGGGCGACTCTTCCTTTATCTCTATCTTCCTCTCCACCTATCGCACCTTTACTTCCACCCAGAGAGTGCTGGAAATCCTGATCGACAG ATTGGAAAATCCTCCTGGGGAGTGTAAAAGTAGCACGCATCAGATGTTCAACaa AGCCGTGTGTACGGTGTTCAGCACGTGGTTGAGTGACTATCCCGCGGATTTCCGCTCTTTGAGTGATCCGTCCTGCCTGTTGCGGTTGGCCCCCCTCCTTCCCACAGACACCCCAGGGGCCGAAATCAAAGGCCAACTGCTGAGGATATCTGAAGAGCTGAGTGAGAGAACACTGCTGTCTGGCTCTCTGTCAG ATCCTCTAAAAAATGTGACCTCCCCTCCTGACCCCTCTGAATTTGATGCCACCAGCATCCTGGGCTTTCCATCAAGTTTGATCGCAGAACAGCTCACCAGGATTGAGACG GAGCTGTTTCTTAAGTTGGTGCCCCACCACTGTCTGGGCTCTCTTTGGTCTCAAAGAGATAAGAAAGGACAGGAAGGAGCGTGCTGGTCGGTCAGAGCCACTATCAAGCAATTTAATCGTTTAGCTAACGCTGTAACAGCCTCGTGTTTGTGGAACACGGGTCTAAAGAGCCAACAGAGGGCACGGCTGTTGGAGAAATGGATCAGTGTTGCAGAG GCCTGCAGAACGAGGAAAAACTTCTCTTCACTGTATGCGATTCTATCAGCTCTGCAGAGTAACTCCATCCACAGACTGAGAAAGACATGGCAGGATACAGACAG AGAAGCTTTAAGGAGGTATGAAGAACTTTCTGATGTCTTCTCTGAGAAAGACAACTACTCCCAGAGCCGCGAGCTACTCAAAGAG GAGGGGACTTCCAAATTCGCAAACCATGACACTAAAATTAACAATAGGAGATTCACAGGG TCCTGTGCTCAGGGCACAGTCCCATACCTGGGCATCTTCCTCAGGGATCTCACCATGCTGGACACTGCAGTCAAAGATAGACTAGAG AATAGATACATCAACTTTGATAAAAGAAGACGG GAGTTTGAGGTTATTGCTCAAATTCGGCTCCTTCAGTCCTCGTGTAAAAACAGTATTTTCAGGACAGACGAGTCGTTTGTTCAATGGTATCACAGCGTACCCACTCTGCATGAAGAGGAAAG CTACAAGCTGTCCAATCAGATTGAAGCACTGGGCGAGCCGAGTCCTGGGCGTGGCCTAAACCCCACAGTGATCATCACACAGTGTCCAGA TGCTCTCTCTGCAGTGGCACACACAGCAATGGATGCTGATGGCATATGTGATTTCCCCTCTCCTGTCAATCACTTGATTTCAAAGCTTTGCAAG CACGTGAAATCCCCTTCCGTTTCCTGTCTGGATGTTGATTTGTCGCCACCACCCAATAATGGCACACCTTCTGTTCTGACCACTCCCACTACAGCTGTCAAATCACATCGCCGGTCTGTGTCCTGTGGCAACAACCCCACCAATAACAAACCAGAGGAGGGACCTGATTTGAGAATCGTTAGGATACGGATGGATTTACAAGACGGCAACTTGTATCGAAGCATTCTG GTCACTAGTAATAATAAAACACCTACTGTAATCAGTTCTGCATTAGAGAAGCACAATCAGAATGCAAAAGAAGCCTCCAAATATGAGCTGATACAACTGCTGCCAGAGGGGAAAG AGTTAATAATACCGCCCACAGGAAACGTCTTTTATGCCATGTCATCAGCTAGTGTGGACTTCCTGTTAAGGAGACGAGGAGGAAACACACCAACGGGGTCACCGTCTCTTGGCAATGAAAACAGCGCAACCTTCCCACGAATCAAAGCCAAGGGCCGAAGACTAGTGCGGACACttttttaa